One Fibrobacter sp. UWB16 DNA window includes the following coding sequences:
- a CDS encoding ABC transporter permease encodes MQTLKHIGIIALNTFRESIRDKILYNIGFLAIALTLFSIVLGEWSVFDRAYVIKSTTLSVMSLSGLLISIFVGISLVQKEIQRRTVLTLLSKPISRAAFIVGKYFGLLAVVAVHLVLLTGIYYAILWVTNSSPTLSLLTAIYLIFCEMAVVIAVALLFSSFSSTVLSALFTLGVYFAGHLSDQLMEQVKFASRMGELQGASSAILEKAAVVIHAVFPGLYRFNVTNYVVHGVALPDMYVFWNSVYALGYIGVFLAIASWWFSRRDFL; translated from the coding sequence GTGCAGACGCTTAAGCATATCGGCATTATTGCCCTCAATACGTTCCGCGAATCCATTCGCGACAAGATTCTTTATAACATTGGCTTTTTGGCGATTGCACTTACGCTTTTTAGCATTGTGCTTGGCGAGTGGTCGGTGTTTGATCGCGCTTATGTCATCAAGTCCACGACGCTTTCGGTGATGAGCCTTTCGGGCCTTTTGATTTCCATCTTCGTGGGCATTAGCCTTGTGCAAAAGGAAATCCAGCGCCGTACGGTGCTCACGCTTTTGTCAAAACCCATTAGCCGTGCAGCGTTTATCGTGGGCAAGTACTTTGGGCTTTTGGCGGTTGTCGCAGTGCATCTCGTGCTCCTCACGGGAATCTATTATGCGATTCTGTGGGTTACAAATTCTAGCCCGACGCTTAGCCTCTTGACGGCAATCTACCTCATCTTCTGTGAGATGGCGGTTGTGATTGCGGTTGCACTCCTGTTCAGCAGTTTCAGTAGCACGGTGCTCTCGGCGCTCTTTACGCTTGGCGTTTATTTTGCGGGCCACTTGAGCGACCAGCTTATGGAACAGGTCAAGTTTGCAAGCCGCATGGGCGAACTGCAGGGAGCATCTTCTGCAATTCTTGAAAAGGCGGCGGTCGTGATTCACGCCGTATTCCCAGGACTTTATCGTTTTAACGTGACGAACTATGTGGTGCATGGGGTTGCGCTCCCGGACATGTATGTGTTCTGGAACAGCGTTTATGCACTCGGTTACATCGGCGTGTTCTTAGCCATCGCAAGTTGGTGGTTTAGCCGGAGGGATTTCCTATGA
- a CDS encoding type IV pilus twitching motility protein PilT: MRNQYMAKVLVHNKVVSEDQVKAHWGEISDSMDIGQVLVRAGILKQSMYDKVLAFVKNLEAKNAKPAAKPAEKPAAPASAAAPAHSASTPAQPSSPAHSAPPVQPAPAVSAAPAPQPAEEPAIKIEGNSSLYGEASSSTVVIEKVEGLETTSMASVQVPVESETPAEETATEELPSQFAVATGEGEAVEAPDVLHPITPLAKIIAYARKFNVTDVYLYADRQITMRQSGKLFIASEKVLEKTHLMDRLAEAAEGFADGYKIVIGRNFSKTFALPGVGRARISVTWNDVTPSISIRIIPMESVALENLYLPEFSMQFATLNSGLVLIAGPSSSGRSTTMTAFAECIAANRQVFIQTVEKPIERLLQNPNGSIAQREVGLHVRSGAAGIELAIRTGADVILFDHLETMEELSLLMQASNAGALVFAVASGNNINALLSRLLMSVPSENRSAFACSLAEQLKGVIVQHLIPAVQNQGLVLATEAMKVTSTIAGMIRKCDVSQILSAISNQKDQGITLDDSLQMCVESGYIEGNEAWKRANDSRRFASYRKV; encoded by the coding sequence ATGAGAAATCAGTACATGGCAAAGGTCCTTGTGCACAACAAGGTTGTGTCCGAGGACCAGGTCAAGGCCCACTGGGGCGAAATCTCCGACTCGATGGATATCGGTCAGGTTCTTGTTCGTGCGGGAATCTTGAAACAGTCCATGTACGATAAGGTTCTCGCGTTTGTGAAGAACCTCGAAGCGAAAAACGCGAAGCCCGCTGCAAAACCTGCAGAAAAGCCCGCGGCACCTGCGTCTGCCGCAGCTCCCGCGCATTCCGCATCAACGCCAGCGCAACCTTCGTCTCCGGCGCATTCTGCACCCCCTGTGCAGCCTGCTCCAGCAGTTTCTGCCGCGCCTGCTCCGCAGCCGGCGGAAGAACCTGCCATAAAAATTGAAGGCAACAGCAGCCTTTACGGCGAAGCCTCATCTTCGACGGTCGTTATCGAAAAAGTCGAAGGTCTCGAAACTACGAGCATGGCGAGCGTGCAAGTTCCGGTCGAAAGCGAAACGCCCGCCGAAGAAACTGCGACCGAAGAACTTCCGTCGCAGTTCGCCGTTGCAACCGGCGAAGGCGAAGCTGTCGAAGCTCCCGATGTCTTGCATCCGATTACGCCGCTTGCAAAAATCATCGCTTACGCTCGCAAGTTTAACGTCACGGACGTTTATCTCTACGCCGACCGCCAGATAACCATGCGCCAGTCCGGCAAGCTCTTTATCGCATCCGAAAAGGTGCTCGAAAAAACGCATTTGATGGACCGCCTGGCCGAAGCTGCCGAAGGTTTTGCGGACGGCTACAAGATTGTAATCGGTCGCAATTTCAGTAAGACTTTTGCCCTCCCCGGTGTTGGTCGTGCCCGCATTTCCGTGACGTGGAACGACGTCACGCCGAGCATTTCCATCCGCATCATTCCGATGGAATCGGTGGCGCTCGAGAATCTTTACTTGCCCGAATTCAGCATGCAGTTTGCGACGCTCAATAGCGGGCTTGTGCTCATTGCGGGCCCGTCGTCGAGCGGCCGCTCCACGACGATGACCGCCTTTGCCGAATGCATTGCTGCGAATCGCCAGGTGTTCATCCAGACGGTCGAAAAGCCGATTGAACGCTTGCTCCAGAATCCGAACGGTTCCATCGCCCAACGTGAAGTGGGCTTGCATGTGCGCTCCGGTGCCGCTGGCATCGAACTTGCCATTCGCACCGGCGCCGACGTGATTCTCTTTGACCATCTCGAAACGATGGAAGAACTTTCTCTGCTCATGCAGGCTTCGAACGCGGGCGCTCTCGTATTTGCTGTCGCGAGCGGTAACAATATCAACGCGCTTCTTTCGCGCCTCCTCATGTCTGTGCCGAGCGAGAACCGCAGCGCCTTTGCATGCTCACTTGCTGAACAACTCAAGGGCGTTATCGTGCAGCACTTGATTCCTGCAGTGCAAAACCAGGGACTTGTGCTTGCCACCGAAGCGATGAAAGTCACGTCGACGATTGCGGGCATGATCCGCAAATGCGATGTGTCGCAGATCCTCTCTGCGATTAGCAACCAGAAAGACCAAGGCATTACGCTCGACGATTCTTTGCAGATGTGCGTAGAATCCGGTTACATCGAAGGCAACGAAGCCTGGAAACGTGCAAACGACAGCCGCCGTTTTGCGTCTTACCGCAAGGTTTAG
- a CDS encoding ATPase, T2SS/T4P/T4SS family — MASEIESLLEYALNIGASELIVTEGAPSAVRFAGRVCAVPESSALPFGSLLEFLGALDGESGTFVGGPWVNSKWRVKYFREALGNAAIFRPLMAECPEFTALGAPAALDSLLGLSSGLVIFAGPACSGKTVSATSYVSALCSSGILRFCDLDESHELPVKTGESLKLVNTVGSTSEKLEQGLRSGTDLFWLGDFDGLSLISILRAAESGALVVMNVTAGNAVGVVDALLSAATPENRDLVRTMLAAALKAVVVQRLLPSAAEGGGAVSAWEILFNTQNVAAHIRNGEQFKLPSVMASSASEGMLLMDDCLAELVRSNYVTAAEAGRYVSNPARLA, encoded by the coding sequence ATGGCATCAGAAATTGAATCTCTTTTGGAATACGCCTTGAACATCGGGGCAAGCGAATTGATTGTGACTGAGGGCGCTCCTTCGGCGGTCCGCTTTGCGGGTCGCGTCTGTGCGGTCCCTGAATCTTCTGCACTCCCGTTTGGTTCTTTGCTTGAATTTTTGGGCGCTCTCGATGGCGAATCGGGAACGTTTGTCGGTGGGCCTTGGGTGAACTCCAAGTGGCGCGTAAAGTACTTCCGCGAAGCGCTTGGCAATGCGGCAATTTTCCGCCCGCTCATGGCCGAATGCCCGGAATTTACAGCGCTTGGCGCGCCTGCGGCTCTCGATAGCCTGCTTGGTCTTAGTTCCGGTCTCGTGATTTTTGCAGGGCCAGCGTGCTCTGGAAAAACGGTCTCGGCGACGTCTTATGTTTCGGCTTTGTGCAGTTCTGGCATTTTGCGGTTCTGCGATTTGGACGAAAGTCATGAACTGCCTGTGAAAACGGGCGAAAGCTTAAAGCTTGTGAATACGGTTGGTTCGACCTCAGAAAAGCTGGAACAAGGCCTTCGCAGCGGAACAGATCTTTTCTGGCTTGGCGATTTTGACGGCTTGTCATTGATTTCCATTTTGCGAGCCGCAGAATCGGGCGCTCTAGTGGTCATGAACGTGACTGCGGGTAACGCCGTTGGCGTTGTCGATGCTCTCCTTTCTGCAGCTACTCCCGAAAATCGCGACCTTGTCCGTACGATGCTTGCGGCCGCACTCAAGGCTGTCGTTGTGCAAAGGCTTTTGCCTTCCGCAGCTGAAGGCGGTGGCGCAGTTTCGGCCTGGGAAATCCTTTTTAACACGCAAAACGTGGCAGCTCACATTCGCAATGGCGAACAATTCAAACTCCCATCCGTGATGGCGTCCTCCGCATCCGAAGGCATGCTCTTGATGGATGATTGCTTGGCCGAACTTGTTCGCTCGAATTATGTGACTGCTGCAGAGGCAGGTCGGTATGTTTCCAATCCCGCACGGCTGGCTTAA
- a CDS encoding patatin-like phospholipase family protein: protein MFPIPHGWLKKTLLLTAAIASVYVAPVEAAHSADETLLSAMQLVPDSLQAKKAKSVLYLGGGEHSPWYHLGVLYALEEYKIPVDSIVATSWGAWMGALWSLGVSIDDIQRLMLDPHVADYLGVNSINAKTEHDAFGLPVSVDGIPSLRQRFSFYADTAGNVYRSMHALVPDTSSIERSLSRLRFEESLYRQRGSFRIPFTLLTCDSVIENPSYADIVASLPLAGNGKSGELCPYLAVPSSKNQQETSLIAISDPVRYELDGNPEMQMLKKNALSKLNAQGIFIRPHSIRDTSRKSMIQAGFSAVEHRLRDIIPVVDGRREYTEKQKSEAWFAFNPVFDSLSSELHSSVLSYWNPQDTGFDAPRNFAYAIASKVPYDTVSFNMQPDGGLLIDVGVHPTLDVAAGGFGSNVNGANAYGELTFNYVNQMEINLKLAGFYGTASYGFRPRLEISNLISRRWKFCFGYDLMKLQYLKSFEKDYILDENRIVYEKRNDLFLSARYALDDMQSVEVKFLFGSRDFKMPPFPSDQYYEEEDLFKYVSKYETNPATQSIRYSLLKGDDNPWFASNGYSANAYVGMNLIGYGFHQRGPIHGIYAFDGKISCAPTRNSSVTFGAAVGFDAYRDGHFKFPTTFENAVMEDRYRLHVAATPWSEDYLDPELATHGYAMLRMNGGVQRYGFGAWLSFAYVHDFEDKATAKLKPNKFVFEPALRYKYRSFTVYAGLNRVVDTETFGDLKRFKDYRYFIRIGDYNLF, encoded by the coding sequence ATGTTTCCAATCCCGCACGGCTGGCTTAAAAAAACGCTCCTTTTGACGGCGGCTATTGCCTCTGTTTATGTGGCGCCTGTAGAGGCGGCACATTCCGCTGATGAAACGCTTTTGAGTGCTATGCAGCTGGTGCCTGATTCGTTACAGGCTAAAAAAGCAAAATCGGTGCTTTACCTTGGCGGTGGCGAACATTCTCCGTGGTATCATTTGGGTGTCCTGTACGCTTTGGAAGAATACAAGATTCCTGTCGATTCCATTGTCGCCACATCGTGGGGCGCCTGGATGGGGGCTTTGTGGTCGCTAGGTGTCTCGATTGACGATATCCAGCGCCTGATGCTAGACCCGCATGTTGCAGATTATTTAGGGGTGAATTCTATTAATGCAAAGACAGAGCACGATGCATTTGGCCTGCCTGTTTCCGTTGATGGAATCCCGTCGCTTCGCCAAAGATTCTCGTTTTATGCCGATACGGCAGGGAATGTCTATCGCAGCATGCATGCGCTTGTCCCTGATACCTCCTCCATTGAACGTTCGCTTTCGCGGCTCCGCTTTGAGGAATCTCTTTATCGCCAACGCGGTTCTTTTCGTATCCCTTTTACGCTTCTCACTTGCGATAGCGTGATTGAAAATCCGTCTTATGCCGATATTGTCGCATCGCTTCCGCTTGCGGGGAACGGTAAGTCCGGGGAACTTTGCCCGTATTTGGCTGTGCCATCATCTAAAAATCAGCAAGAGACTTCGCTGATTGCGATCTCCGATCCCGTCCGTTATGAACTTGATGGAAATCCCGAGATGCAGATGCTCAAGAAAAACGCCTTGTCGAAATTGAATGCTCAGGGCATTTTCATCAGGCCGCATTCCATCCGCGATACTTCCCGAAAGTCTATGATTCAGGCGGGGTTCTCGGCGGTGGAGCATCGTTTGCGCGATATTATCCCGGTCGTCGATGGGCGTAGGGAATACACCGAAAAGCAAAAGTCCGAAGCCTGGTTTGCGTTTAATCCGGTTTTTGACAGTCTGTCATCGGAACTCCATTCGTCTGTCCTTTCTTACTGGAATCCTCAAGATACGGGTTTTGATGCTCCGAGAAATTTTGCTTATGCCATCGCCTCCAAGGTCCCATACGATACGGTCTCGTTCAATATGCAGCCGGATGGCGGGCTATTGATTGATGTGGGCGTTCATCCGACGCTTGATGTGGCGGCCGGTGGTTTTGGCTCTAATGTAAACGGCGCCAACGCCTATGGTGAATTGACGTTTAATTACGTAAATCAGATGGAAATAAATCTGAAACTTGCGGGCTTTTATGGTACTGCGTCTTACGGATTCCGCCCGCGCCTTGAAATTTCTAACCTGATTAGCCGCCGATGGAAGTTCTGCTTTGGCTATGACTTGATGAAGCTGCAATATTTAAAATCGTTCGAAAAGGATTACATCCTGGACGAAAATCGGATTGTGTATGAAAAGCGCAATGACCTCTTCTTGTCGGCAAGATATGCGTTGGATGACATGCAGTCTGTCGAGGTCAAGTTCCTTTTTGGCAGCCGCGATTTTAAAATGCCTCCATTCCCTAGTGACCAGTACTACGAAGAGGAAGATTTATTCAAATATGTCAGCAAGTACGAAACGAATCCGGCAACGCAAAGTATTCGGTATTCTCTGTTGAAGGGTGATGACAATCCTTGGTTTGCGTCTAATGGCTATTCGGCTAACGCCTATGTTGGCATGAACTTGATTGGCTATGGCTTCCATCAGAGAGGGCCGATACACGGCATTTACGCTTTTGATGGAAAGATTTCCTGCGCTCCGACTCGTAACTCTTCAGTGACTTTTGGGGCGGCAGTGGGTTTTGACGCTTATCGTGATGGGCATTTCAAGTTCCCCACGACTTTTGAAAATGCCGTGATGGAAGACCGCTATCGTTTGCATGTGGCGGCTACACCGTGGTCCGAAGATTATCTGGATCCGGAACTTGCCACGCATGGCTATGCGATGTTGCGCATGAACGGCGGTGTCCAGCGTTATGGCTTTGGAGCCTGGCTCTCGTTTGCCTATGTCCATGATTTCGAAGACAAGGCGACTGCAAAGCTGAAACCAAATAAGTTTGTCTTTGAACCGGCACTCCGCTATAAGTATCGCTCTTTCACGGTTTATGCCGGGCTTAACCGCGTTGTCGATACGGAAACCTTCGGCGATTTAAAACGCTTTAAGGACTATAGGTACTTTATCCGTATCGGCGACTACAATCTGTTTTAA